The genomic segment CCGATCCCTTCCAACTCGATCATCGTTGGAAGCGTCGCTGAAACCGTTTCACGTCGGTCGACGATATCCGTGACACTAGTTAGAGGACGTCCGAATGAATTGTAACAGCACATCATACCCGCCGGTTTTAGTCGATCTCAAAATCGCTCTATCTCAGAACAAAATAGCACAACAATTACCCGACCACCACTCCGAGAGATTTAGTAGGGGAGTAGTCATTCAATAGGACCGTGAGTTCTCTGTTCTCCTAGTATGGGGTTTATGTCCGTAATCATCGTCCAGAGAGTGAGGGAAAGAATGAATTTTGATGAGTTCACTGGCCAAGTTCAACATCGACTCGAACTACCAGGCATCGGGGAGACGATGCGGGCAATTCGGGCCACGCTCATGACGTTGGGTCAGCGAATCCCGGAGGATGCAGCCGAGGATCTCGCTGCCTCGCTTCCGATGGAAATTCGCTGGTATATGACCGGCGCCGTCCATAAACACGGCCAACGATTCGACTGGAAAGAGTTCGTCTCGCGAGTTAGTGAGATAGAACGGGTTGATCCACCGGAGGCAGCCTATCATGCCCGCGTCATCGTTGATCTTGTAAGCACCCAGGTTCCACCATCCGATTTTCAACAACTATGTGATCAACTTCCGGAGAGCCAGAACGACGAGAACTGGCGCAAGCTATTCAAAGTCGTTGACGCTGGAGGATGGGGTGACGCTGAAGAGGCGCAGACTTGCGGTGGGCCGCAACCCGAGAGCAACGGTGAAACCGCAACAGATGCCAACGATAACGATTCGTTCGACTCAAGCGAATAGGTCCAACTTGGTTAACTGTATCATCAAATCAGGCCGTATATGAAGCGAGTTCCGTCATCGTACGGCTACCACTGAGACGGGGAATGGCGAAACACGGCTTCGGCAACGTTGTCGACGAAGAACCAATCGAACACGTCTCCGCCGTGACTACCAATCACGACCGCGTCGTAATTCTCAGCACGATTGATGACCGCTTGTTCCGGCTGGCTGAGACCGACGACCGTATCAATCTCGGTATCGTGCTCGACAGCCAGCTCACGAGCGTGATCGTGGACCTCTTTAGCCCGTTTCCTGGCGGCTGCCTCGAGATCGTTTTCCAACGGAAGCCCTACCACTTCGCTCATCATTAATGGTTCACCGACGACAGTGAGAACGGTGATCTCCGCGTTATGATGGTTCTCGAGTGTGTATTCGAGTGCCGGTTCGGCCATTCGGACCCGTCCATTGGAACGAGAATTGGAGAGCAAACGACAGACAGTCAGTATACAGGGCGAATAAAGCCCGGGCCAGCTACGACTCGATGACGGGAAAGGAGACGTGGGACAACCCCGAAGAGGTGTTAGTCGGGAATCCGGAAGGCGACAAAGTGTGGTAACATCGGTCCAGATGAACTCGTCGACCACGGTAACGACCTTGCTATTTTCCACATCAACCGCCGGAAGGATTCCTCGCGTACTCTTCGATGAAAGCGCCTATTGAGGGGGCAAGCTGATACTCTGGGAGTATTACGACTCACGAGTGATTGATTTGTCTCGTCGTGGTGGATCGAAACGTATGAGAATTACTGTAGCCGGAACGTTCGGTCCCATCCACGATGGGCACCGTGCGCTCTTTGAGCAGGCACTTTGGTTCGGTGATGACGGGGTGCTCATCGCACTCACGAGTGATGAACTAGCAACGGAAACTTGCCACGCATCTCGTCCGATTCCGCCGTTTTTCGAGCGAAAACGAATCGTCGAAGAAACGCTTACCAAACTCGACAAGTGGGGAAGAGACACCGAATGCAGGAAACTAACCGACGAACTCGGTATCGCATCGCCGGATCCGACGATCGATGCACTAATCGTGTCTCCCGAAACTGTAGCCGAGCTCAAGGAGATAAACAATCTACGGCGAGAGCAAGAACTGACTCCGATTCTTGGAATCATAGTCCCGTACATACTTGCCGAAGACGGAGAGCGCATCTCTTCGACGCGTATAGTCAAAAATGAGGTTGACGAACAAACATGGAACTCTCCTCGTGTAAACGTTATTGTCCAGCTGTTTCCCCGATTGTTCTGCTCGATCAATTGGCTCGGGAGTTGCATGTGACTCTCTCGAGATTATCGAGCCACTTCGCCGTCTGAATTCACCTGACGATCATGACGGGAATCGCAGCTCGTTTGACGACGGTCTCTGCGACGCCACCTAGCAGGAATCGCTCCGCTCCTGACCTGCAGTGACTTCCCATCACGATTCTATCGACGTCGTGTTCGTCGCTGTACTCGAGGAATATGACACGACAGTAGAGACAGAGACCGAGACCAGACAGCCAGTGAGAACGATCGTCGTGTACGTTGGAGAGCACCCGATCGACCAGATCACCATGGGGGCCAAGGAAGATCTGGCCCATGCGTGTATTGTTCGAGAATGTGGCCGAGACCGTGGTTCGATGCTCTCCTGTCCCGGTCACCGTCGTCCGATAAATAGTGACAAATTACCAATCACTAGAACGGAAAACAGCCGGGTATACAGGGGTTTTCGTCGCAGACGCATGGTCTCTTGAGAATGGCTAGCACGTACTCGGATTGTCGGAGACATATCGAGGAGTGAATCGAGCCGTCCTCGCGATCGTTCGCTTCCACCTCGATACGGTTCGGCGGGTGGCGAAGCTCAAAGCATCGGTATATCGTAGTACTCGTATGATGCCGTCCTTCCCACCGACCA from the Natronococcus sp. AD-5 genome contains:
- a CDS encoding universal stress protein — protein: MAEPALEYTLENHHNAEITVLTVVGEPLMMSEVVGLPLENDLEAAARKRAKEVHDHARELAVEHDTEIDTVVGLSQPEQAVINRAENYDAVVIGSHGGDVFDWFFVDNVAEAVFRHSPSQW
- a CDS encoding DUF2267 domain-containing protein produces the protein MNFDEFTGQVQHRLELPGIGETMRAIRATLMTLGQRIPEDAAEDLAASLPMEIRWYMTGAVHKHGQRFDWKEFVSRVSEIERVDPPEAAYHARVIVDLVSTQVPPSDFQQLCDQLPESQNDENWRKLFKVVDAGGWGDAEEAQTCGGPQPESNGETATDANDNDSFDSSE
- a CDS encoding phosphopantetheine adenylyltransferase, translated to MRITVAGTFGPIHDGHRALFEQALWFGDDGVLIALTSDELATETCHASRPIPPFFERKRIVEETLTKLDKWGRDTECRKLTDELGIASPDPTIDALIVSPETVAELKEINNLRREQELTPILGIIVPYILAEDGERISSTRIVKNEVDEQTWNSPRVNVIVQLFPRLFCSINWLGSCM